CTTGGCGGTCACCAATAGGTTTTCCAAAAAATCAGTGGTGAAACGCAGTTCATCGCTGGCCGATTTTCGTGATTTTCGATAATTGGCCGTCAAAAGATGTTGCAAGGTATCGGAATCGATCTGCTCCAACTCCAAGGGGATGTCCAGTACAATTTGTAGCTCTGATTGCAGCTCCTCTAGCCTTTCCGCATCCGTCATGAGCACCAATGTTCCATTATTGCGGATTTTGGGAACGATCCGATAATGAAACGCCTGTTCTGCACTGATATGTTGTGCCAAATCCAAAGTAATGGTATAGTCCACAATCATAGTTAGAAGATATAGAGGGAGGGATGTTCAAAAAAGAGGGAATACCCAATGGCCATACTAAAAAATAGGCCCATAAGGCCTGCCAAGGGAATGGTAGCGTGTGTGGAACGCCCTTTAAGTGCAAAAAAAGCGATCAAGGAACAAAAGAGCGAGCTCGTGAACAAAATCAAAAATGTGACCGTTGGAAAGGCCATTGCCAATCCAATGAAAAGGAGCATATCGCCCAATCCAAGACTATGGTCAACAAATTTCTTTTTTTGGACCAATCGGGTATATAAAAAGACAAGGGTCAATACCAATAGAACTGCCAAGAGGTTCAACAGGATGTGGTAAAAATAGATGGTGGTCAAGGGACTGTACAAAAAATGAATACTGGTCATGAGCAGGGCCAAAAGGGGAAACAGGAACCAAAAGACCCTTCTTTCCTTAAAATCCTGGAAAGCGATAAAGCCCAGGGCCATTATGGCCATAATCTTTAGCAAAACCATCAATCCTTTACGATTTGTTTGGGATTGCCATTTTCGTCTATTTCCCAAACATTGAATACACCGTCCCCATCAAAATCGGTAATCGCCTCGGCCCGAGCCGTAAAGCTTGCGTTGTCCGCATTGACCAAGGAGTAAACATAGTTCGCCGTTCCATTTTCCTTTACGGTCCTTGGGGGTTCAAAATCCAGCTCACCGATATCCGCAGTGTATTTGCTGTTCATATAGCGGTGAGTGGTCTGGGCGTTGTAAATAGCTTTGAGCTGTACCTGGGCTTCCACACTTTTGGCTTTGGATATCAAGGGCATAAGGTTAGGTAATGCCAATAATAATAGAATGCCTATGATAGCTAAAACAATAAGGGTCTCTTGAAGGTTGATGGCCAGGACCTTCTTTTTAAAAAAATGACGGACAAAGGATGACATGCTCTACTCAGTTAAAAGGTTATTGATTCTGCAAGATTGTGTGGGTATAACAAATTCCATAGCGGTCGATGCCATAAAAACTACAAAGGTCGTAATATAACTATTCTGTAATAATATACAGAAAAAAAAACCATCCATATGATAATTATCATGTTATGGTTCTAATTTGATACGCACATTTGATGTAAGAAAAATTATGTTAAAAAGTAATTTTTTTATCTACCAATTTTTCTGCTGAGTAACAACCAAGATCATTAATTTTTTATCAGTTTTTAAGGCAAGCATGTCTTTTCCCATAATTTTTCCATTCCTATGGAGCTAGGGAAAGCGATGGAACGAGACATATGACTTCCGGAATTTTATGATGGTGCGGAGTATGTGATGTTGTTTTGGGCGTAGGAAAAAACAAGTGGTTTATGGTTTTTACGATAGTGTTCCAAAAGAATGTAATACACATCATAACCGCTCTGCCATGGCCAACCTATTAAAATACTTTTCCGTACTCCTCTGGTTCAATCTCCCATTAGTATCCCTTGGCCAGACCAACACTTTTCCTACAACTGGCAATGTAGGCATTGGAACAACAACACCCAACGCCTTATTTCAGATAATCCAAAACAACAATCAATTTAGTATTAGGCCTGAAAGCAATCAATCAGGGACGCTTATAAGTTCTGGGCAAGCAATCAATTTGGTATTTAACGATAACAATGTAGGAACCGACTTTTTCAGTATCAGGGCAAATGGTACAACATTCAGCACTTCGGACGAACTGCTGCGAATCATTGCCAACGGTAACGTAGGTATAGGGACTTCGCTCCCGGCTTCTAAGCTCCATATAAAAAGTGGTGGTCAGCAAATCATATTTGGCACTGGAAGCAACTCCAGTGGATATAATTTTAGTTTAGGGGTCAATGACGACGGAATCAACTTTTCGAACAATTCAAATTACAGAGGATTTAATTTTGACAACAATAGAGGCCAATTATTAAAAATAACCCATTTGGGCAATGTGGGTATAGGCACCACCAACCCGGATGCCAAACTTACCGTAAAGGGGAACATCCATGCCGAGGAGGTCAAAGTAGATCTCAATGTACCTGCTCCCGACTATGTCTTTAAGGAAGACTATGAACTCAAGTCCCTGCAACAAGTCCAAGACTACATAAAAGAACATGGGCATTTGCCCAGTATTCCTTCGGCCAGGGAGATGGAGGAAGACGGGATTGAGCTTGGAGCGATG
The sequence above is a segment of the Muricauda sp. SCSIO 64092 genome. Coding sequences within it:
- a CDS encoding tail fiber protein codes for the protein MANLLKYFSVLLWFNLPLVSLGQTNTFPTTGNVGIGTTTPNALFQIIQNNNQFSIRPESNQSGTLISSGQAINLVFNDNNVGTDFFSIRANGTTFSTSDELLRIIANGNVGIGTSLPASKLHIKSGGQQIIFGTGSNSSGYNFSLGVNDDGINFSNNSNYRGFNFDNNRGQLLKITHLGNVGIGTTNPDAKLTVKGNIHAEEVKVDLNVPAPDYVFKEDYELKSLQQVQDYIKEHGHLPSIPSAREMEEDGIELGAMDMKLLEKIEELTLYTIHQEEKLTEKEMQVMLLRDELKALKGRLSTIEKYILEK
- a CDS encoding general secretion pathway protein GspG, with amino-acid sequence MSSFVRHFFKKKVLAINLQETLIVLAIIGILLLLALPNLMPLISKAKSVEAQVQLKAIYNAQTTHRYMNSKYTADIGELDFEPPRTVKENGTANYVYSLVNADNASFTARAEAITDFDGDGVFNVWEIDENGNPKQIVKD